Part of the Eshraghiella crossota genome is shown below.
TTGTAAGACCGGAAGACGTTATAATGACAGAAGCGAAAGACGGTGCTGTTGTGGGAGATGTCACATCTGTTATTTTCAAAGGTATGAACTATGAGATTACCGTTGAGTCCGGGGCTAATGAAATTGTTATCCAGAGCACAAGAAATGCTGTAGTGGGTGATACTATAGGCATTAATATAGAACCTGACGGAATACATGTAATTCCTGCCGATATGAACCGGAACAAGTTTGACGGGGAACTTACAAAGGATTATACGGTTCTGTTTGCGGATGGAGAATTTGAATGTGATGTTACGAAATTATATCCGGGTTCAAGGATTGATGAAAACAATACACTTGTTGACAGCAATGGCGAGGAAATTGAGACTGCCGGAGTAAAGGTCAGTGTAAATGTGCCTATTAAGGATATTACTATGAGCGATGATATTGAAGCAGGCGGAACTACGGGACATATTATTTCGCTTATTTATAAAGGCGACCATTATCACTATGTAGTAAGAACCAAAAATGAAGAGGATATCCACCTTCACGATGAATATCTCTGGAATGAGGATGATTATGTAAGTGTAATTATACCTAAAGAAAGTATAGAATTAAAACTGAAGCAGGAGGACTGATATGCAAATTCGATTTTCAAGGAAAAAATTGTGTATTCCTTATGTGGCTTTTTTGATATTTTTCGTTATAGCTCCGCTTCTGGTTGTGTTTTATTATGCTTTTACAAACGGACAGGGAGAATTTACATTAAGTAACCTCGCGGGATTTTTTACCGACAGCAATACAATAGGAACGTTGTGTTACAGTCTGGTTATTGCGTTGACAACAACTGTTGTATGCCTTGTGATTGCGTACCCTGTTGCGTATATACTGGCAAGAAGCAATATGAAAAGAAAATCAGTAATGTTATTGATTTTTATAACCCCTATGTGGATTAATTTTACATTAAGAATTGCGGCACTTAAAGAAATTCTCACATTTATTGAAGGGAATCTTGCATTTCATCCGTTTATGAATACAATAATCGGAATGACTTATGATTTCCTTCCGTTTATGATCCTTCCTTTATACAATACCATAAGTAAGTTAGATAAAAATCTTCTGGAGGCGGCAGGAGACCTTGGTGCCAACGCCTGCCAGACTTTTATAAAGGTGACGCTTCCTTTATCGGTTCCCGGAATAATAAGCGGTGTTACGATGGTATTTTTACCTGCAATGACCAATTATGTAGTGCTGGATATGCTTTATAACAGTACATATATTATGGGAAGCCTGATAGGAAGCTATTTCCACGCATATAACTGGAACAGCGGTTCAATAATTTCTATTGTATTATTAGTGATAATTCTTATTATCACAATAGCCACCAATGGTTTCAGTGAAGAAGAAAATAAGGAGGCTGTATTATGATAAAGAAAATACTTAAAGCCTCATGGCTTATTATTGCTGTTGTTTTTATGTATCTTCCGATTATTGTGTTAGCAGTATACAGTTTTACGGATACCGCGATTATCGGAGCATCGGGCAGATTTTCACTTAATAATTATAAAGTATTGTTTACGACTCCTGAATTGCTGAAAATGATTAAGGACACGTTGATTTTAGCGGCAGGTTCTGCAACAATTGCCATGTTACTGGGAACATTTGGTGCAATAGGTGCTTTTTATTCAAAGAAAACACCTAGAACGGTTGTAACGACATTT
Proteins encoded:
- a CDS encoding ABC transporter permease encodes the protein MQIRFSRKKLCIPYVAFLIFFVIAPLLVVFYYAFTNGQGEFTLSNLAGFFTDSNTIGTLCYSLVIALTTTVVCLVIAYPVAYILARSNMKRKSVMLLIFITPMWINFTLRIAALKEILTFIEGNLAFHPFMNTIIGMTYDFLPFMILPLYNTISKLDKNLLEAAGDLGANACQTFIKVTLPLSVPGIISGVTMVFLPAMTNYVVLDMLYNSTYIMGSLIGSYFHAYNWNSGSIISIVLLVIILIITIATNGFSEEENKEAVL